The genomic window TTTTAACAATGAAAAGGCTGCATTTTGGCAAACTTATTGCTATAGTAATCAGCCTAGCCTTTACCGGCTTGACATGGGTTGTAACAGAGGCCGGGCAGCAGAATGTACCACCTGATCAGACCCTTCGACGCACCCCTACAGCAACACGTCGAGCCACCGTCACTCCAACCCCAAGACCCACTGCAACCCCCGCGCTTCCTTTCGCTGGGAAACTTCACCTGATTCCGGTGGTGGAGAGCGACCACCCCTACGCTAACCTTGAGGACAAGCTCTGGCTCGTCTCCAACCCTGACGCCAACGCTGGGGCCACCCGGCTGCGTTTTGCTCGTTTTGAATTGGAAGAGGGGGTGGACTGGCTCCTGGTGCTTGACGCCTACGATAACGAGATGCAGCGCCTCACTGGACGGCTACCAGACAACTTTTGGACTGAGCCAGTGCCCGGCACCATGGTCAAACTGCGGCTGGTGACCGATGGCTCAGTACGACGCTGGGGCTTCGCCGTGGACGCTCTGGCCTCAGTGCCCTACACTACTCTGGCCTATAGCCCTCATCCTTATCCGCACAACAGCAGCCTAGAATGGCGCTTCAACAACCTGGACGCCAACGCAGCCGGGACACGGCTGCATTTCTCGCGCGTTGAGCTAGAGGAAAACGTGGACTGGCTGGTGATCATGGACATCACCGAGAGGCCGTATCAATGGATCACCGGCAGCCATCCCGACGGCCTGTGGACCATCGGCGTGCCGGGCAACGGGGTCATCGTGCGGCTGATCAGCGATGGCTCGGTGAGGAAGTGGGGGTTCAATCTGGATGCGCTGGAATCGGCCAAGCCTGACGAGGTGCAGCCGCGACCAGAACCTGAGAAGGCTCTGGCTGAATCCAAACATCCATATGAGCCCAACAAGCAGTTGGAGTGGACCCTGGTAAATCCGAATCCGGCGGCGGCGTTCAGCAAAGTGCACTTCACGCGACTGGAGCTCCGAGGTGGCGACAGCTTGGTTCTCCTGGATGGCAATAACAACCGCATTCAGACTTTTGGTGAGGACACGGACCTGTGGGACTTTTGGAGTGACGACGTACCAGGTCGAATCGTCAAGGTCCAGCTCAATGCGGGTGACTGGAGAGAAGGCTGGGGCTTCCGCATTGATCGGCTTGTAGACGGAGAGGCCCAAGCAGCCCTGGCTGAGAGCCCACATCCCTACTACCCCAATTGGACCAACACCTGGACCCTGGTGAACCCGAATCCAGCAGCGGCGTTCAGCAAAGTGCACTTCACGCGACTGGAGCTCCGAGGTGGCGACAGCTTGGTTCTCCTGGATGGCAATAACAATCGCGTTCAGACTTTTGGTGAGGACACGGACCTGTGGGACTTTTGGAGTGACGACGTACCAGGTCGAATCGTCAAGGTCCAGCTCAATGCGGGTGACTGGAGAGAAGGCTGGGGCTTCCGCATTGATCGGCTTGTAGACGGAGAGGCCCAAGCAGCCCTGGCTGAGAGCCCACATCCCTACTACCCCAATTGGACCAACACCTGGACCCTGGTGAACCCGAATCCAGCAGCGGCGTTCAGCAAAGTGCACTTCACACGACTGGAGCTCCGAGGTGGCGACAGCTTGGTTCTCCTGGATGGGAATAACAACCGCATTCAGACTTTTGGTGAGGGCACGGACCTGTGGGACTTTTGGAGTGACGACGTACCAGGTCGAATCGTCAAGGTCCAGCTCAATGCGGGTGACTGGAGAGAAGGCTGGGGCTTCCGCATTGATGACATCGCACCAAAGGCCGAGGAGAAGCCCACTCCTGCGTTTGTAACCTCCGTCCGCGTCCGCCTCGGCCAGCCGGGGGATCTCTGGCTGAACAACGTCTATCTGGGTCGGGCCTCCGTCGCAGGTGAGTATCTTGTCCGCCTACCCCAACTGGGGGAGAACCTGATCGCCGTGGAGACCTTGTTCCACAGACAGGAGATCGTAGTGGGCACCGAGAAGGATGGCAGTGTGCGGATCGAGTACAGTGGCATCCAGCCGAAGGAGAAGTAACCGGCGTGGTGGGCAATAGCAAGTCAGGCAGGGCCTTCGCATCTAGTCCTATGGAGGTGTACCCATGTCAATCGCTCGTCCTGTTTCTATGCGCTTGCGCTGGCTAGCGCTACTCTTCATAGTGGCGGCTGAGCTAGCACTGGGAACTCACCCTGCTCAGGCCGACTGCATCTATGGCAACCAGGTGGACAAGCCGTCCTTCTTCACCGAGGTCGCCAGACAACTCCGCAACCCTAGTGTACCGGAAGATGCCTTGGACTTTGCCGTGCGCGCCTTCCTGGCCTGGGAGCCATACGAGAACACGGCAGCTTGCTGGAACCCGCTGGCCACCACCCTGCGCTACGGTGGCGAGTGCCAGAGCTGGAACCTACCCGGCAACAGCGCAGGGGTCCAGCAATATCCCAGTCGGGAATGCGGCATCCGGGCCACGGCCGACACGCTCAATTACACCTTCAACGGCAACGGCCGGGCCTATCAAGCCATCCGCCGCATGATGGCTAAACAGGGCTTCGATGAGGCAGCGCTCGTCGCAGAGCTGCGGCGCTGGGTAGGCAGCGAAGGCTACGCCAGGGCGGTGGTGAGCCGGTGGCGAGAGCTGTACTACGGCGGCAGCGGCGGAGGCCCCTCCGGCTACACCTTCTGCGCCTGGGAGGACGAGCGTTGCAACTTCAGCGGCACGGCCGACGTGGCCTACGGCGCTAACGGCCAGTTTGCCTACCGCCAGGGAGTTTCCGATGGCATCGACTGCAACAATGGTGTCTTCGGCGACCCGGCCTATGGTGTGCGCAAAGCGTGCTATGTTCGGCAGACTGGCAGCAGCCCGGCCCAGTGCCCTGGCCAGTATCGGGCCGAATACTTCGCCAACCGCGACTTGAGCGGCAGTCCTGTCCTCGTCCGCTGCGAGGGCTGGCCCATCCGTCACGACTGGAGCGGCGGCAGTCCCGGCAGCGGCGTGCCCGACGATGGCTTCTCGGCCCGCTGGACCGGCCGTGCCCGCATCGAGAGCGGCACCTACACCTTCATTACCCGGGCCGACGACGGCATCCGCGTATGGCTGGACGGAGACCTGATCATTGATGCTTGGCAGGATCAGCCACCTACTGAATACCGCAACACTCGCTTCGTGTCGGCCGGAGAGCACGCTATCCGGGTAGAATACTACGAGAACGGCGGCGGCGCTCTGGCCGAGTTCCGCTGGGAGCAGGCCAGTGCTCCCGCGTCATGTCAGGGTCAGCCTATCGCTTTGGAACAGCGGGTGGAGGGCCGGCTGAGCAACGCCACGTCTAGCGTCAGTTACTGCTTGCATGCTTCAGCCGGGCAGATAATCTCGGCTCGTATGTTCGCCCTCGGCGATGACAGCCTGGACACCCACCTGAAGGTGTGGAGCGTTGAGGGGCAGCTTCTGGCCGAAAACGACGACGGCCTGAACATCGGCTATAACTCGTTTCTCAGCGTGCGCCTGCCGCAGGACGGGGTCTATCGCATCGAGGCCACGCGCTACGGCAGCAGCGAGGGGCGCTACGCACTACGGGTGGAGGCCGGCTTCGAGGCGGCTGTGGGCGACCTGGACCGGGATTGCGATGTGGACAGCATGGATCGCGACCGGCTGTGGAGCTTATTGGGCAGAGCCGATCCCAATGCCGACCTGGACCTGGACGGCATCGTGAGTACCCGGGATGCCCTCTTCCAGATGCGCAACCTGGGCATCCAGTGTCAGTAGAACACGGCAAAGTCGCGCTAGCAAGGAACGGAGGTGCTTATGGAGTGCGGAAGAGCATCGCCATGAGTAGATATCATCACGTCAGTTCGGGATAAGGAGCGCCCTTTCGGTTAAGCTTGTAGCACCAAACTCCAGCCAACCGAAAGGGGTTCCACCATGGGTTTACTCGAATTGTTCTGCCAGGTGGATGAATTTTGCCAGGCCTTTCTGCCTGCCGATCACCGCGCCCTGGTGGCCGCCGGCTACCGTGCGGGAAACATTGATCCCGGCGCCGATGTGACAGGGGTTAAACTCATTGAGCGCCTCAGCGACATGCCCCCAGAGCGCGCCTTCGATGTGGGCTTGCGTCAACCGCTGCGCCTGCTGGCGGAGCAGGGCAATTTGCAGCCGCTGACCCTGCTGGTGGACGCGCTCGACGAAGCTTGGCAGGCGTATCAAAACCATCCGAGCATCGTGGAACTTCTGGCCGGAGCGGCCGATCTTCCGCCCCAGGTGCGCTTCATCTTGCTGGCGCGCAACAAAAGCGAGAGCTGCGAGACCTTGCGCCCGGTTTCGCCCAAAGTATTAAAGGCGGATAGTTGCTCAGTTGAAAACCTCGCATAATGCGAAGCGATGAATGCCAAAACCAAAGGTAGACAACTGCGTGAGCGTCGGCATGTGAAAGCGGCGCGGATCATCTACGCCCAGGCGCAGGCGGCGTTCCCGCGCTACAGCCATCGGTTCAGCCCGAAGACGCGAGCAGGCTCGACTCGACCCTCTTTCGCCCGACGAATGCCAGCGCCTACTTTCAGACCTGCCGCGGCAAGCTGTTCAAACGCCGGCTGAAAGGCGCGTATGCCGTCAGCGTCGGCAGCCAGATGGGGCGCATGGCGTCGGGCCGAGCAACGACGCGCCGCACTTGTCGGCGCTCAAGCGGCGCGCAGGGCGGTATGGCAAACGTGAGAAAAGCGGTCATCCAATTTGGGTGAGGCTGGCCGACAGCGGCTTCGAGGGCAAGACGGTTGGCCCGCGTGAGGTCATCCCGCCGATTCGGCGTGGGGGTAGCCTAACGCCAGGCGCGGGCTGAGTTGGCCTCGCATGCGCGTCTGGACGGCTTGTTTTGGAAGAACGAAACCGTCAACTCGGTCATCAAACGCAAATTCGGTGATCAAGTCTGTCGTTTACAACGCCCATCGCTGAGCATGTCCTTGTGTCTGCAGGTTTTCAACTGAGCACCCTATCTTCCCCAACTCTTGCAACACGATGTTGGGCATCGTTGGCAGCCCGACGCCAAACCCCGAATGTTTGGGTGAGACTTCCGTTCACCCGTGCGTCAGTCGGGTGAAAGAACGAACCGGGGGGCGTCGCAGCCATGTGCGGCCTATCCAAAAGCTGCGCCACAAGAGCACTTTCGCAACCAGGCAAACAAAAACCAGGCTTCTTGAAGAAGCCTGGTTTCTCGTCTTTCATGACCCCTACGGGACTCGAACCCGTGTTTAAGCCTTGAGAGGGCTTTGTCCTAGACCACTAGACGAAGGGGCCGCAAGGCGAATCTTATCACATTCCTTCCGTTTCGATCAACCGTTGCAGCAGGCGCTGCTCATCGGCGTAGGACTTCACCTCATCATCCAACCATGCCCTGCGCAACCGGCTCAAAATGCGGCCGTATGCCGGGCCGGGGGGCAGGCCGAGCGCGCGCAAATCATCGCCTGTCGTCACCGGTTTCACCCAACGCCAATCCTTCCACTCGCACAACAAAGCGTCGCACTTCAGTTTGTTCGTCTCGAACAGATAGGCCAGGAAGAGCGACAAGCCGCTGAAGCCGCGCAACAATTCCGACAGCCGGCTGCGCCGGGCGCGGAAGGACGCCGACGACAAACTGCTCAACGGGCCGAGGTCAATCAGCGCATCGCGCACAGCATGCTCGAACGGGATCCACTCCACCCAGCGCGCAATGCCGAGCTGGCCCACGTTGTAGGTCAACGCGCCCCACCCGATCGCATGGAGCAGATCGCGCGCGCCGATGTGCAGCGTCTCGACCGGCCATTCGCCCGACCACAACACCGCGCGCGCCCGGCGAAAGCGATGCACCAATGAGTCGGCCGGCGGCACAGGAATAGCCGCAGCCTCGAAGAAGCCCCACTCCCGAAGCAGGGTCAGCGCGCCTTCCGGCTCGCGGTCTTCGAAGTTCAACTCCAGATCGTATTTCACGCGCTCGCCGCTGAGCGCGCGCACATAGGGCAAGCCGGCTGCCAGGGCAACATGTGTCTCGGCGTCCAGCTCAAACTTGAACCGCGCAGCGTAACGCGCCCCGCGCAACATGCGCGTCGGATCGTCTACAAAGCTGCGGGGGTGAATGACGCGCATGACGCCGCGTCGCAGGTCATCCCGGCCGCCCAGCGGGTCAATCAGCGTGAAGTCGTCCAGGCGCATCGCAATGGCATTGATGGTGAAATCGCGCCGGAGCAGATCGGTCGGCAGGTCGCTCGGCTCGACGACCGGCAACGCCGCCGGCCGAGGATAGGACTCGCGCCTGGCCATGGCCAGGTCTACCGCCACACCGTTCATGTGCCAAGTGGCCGTGCCGAACTTGGGGTACGCCTGCACCTCGCCGCCATGACGCTGCCGGAGGGATTCGGCCAGGGCCATCGCGTCACCCTCGACGACGAAGTCGAGATCATCAATCTCGGGCAACTGCAACAGCCAGTCGCGAACCGCGCCGCCGACCAAATAGGCCGATGTGCCGGATTCCTGCGCCGCATCGCGAATCGCATCCAACATGAAGCGCTGCTGAGGGTTGAGCAGCGATGTAACATCCGTCATCTCCTGCAATTCTCAGGTGAAGGCACTGAAAATGCAACACATCGCCGTCTTCGCGCTGCGCCGGATGCACACGGATGTCACTTACGCGTTGCGCCTGGCCGATGCGCTGGGCGTAGCCGTCCCAACCGGCGCGCTCACGCGCGAGCCGTTGCGCATGGCGATGCAGCGCGGCCTGGGGAATCAAGATCCGTCGGCGTTGATCGAAGTAGCGCGCGGCTGACCGCGCAGCCAGGCGCGCGCCGCAGCAATGGCGGCCTGCACCTGCGACTGATCGGCGGGCGCGCCGCCGCCCTGTGCGAACGCCGGCGCGCCCCCACCCTTCGCCGCGCCATCCGGCGAGAGCACGGCCAAAGCGCAGCGCAGCGCCGCGGCCATGTCGCCGACAGCATCCTGCGCGCGGGCGAAGACCAGTTGCGCTTTATCGCCCGACGTGCCGAGCAACACCACGACGCGCGACGCGCCTGCAAGCTGCTTGGCCAACGCACGCAGCTCGGCTGGGTCGCGCCCGACGAACGTCCGCGCGACCCAGCGCAGCTCACCCTCCTCCGCGGCGCCGGCCAGCAGCTCGGCGGCCTCGTAAGCGATCAGCCGCGCCCGGGCTTCTTGCAGGGCCTTGCGATCCGCGCGAGATTCGGCGATCAGCTTCTGCACCGCCTGCTCCACCTCGTAGCGTCCGGCGCTCAGCGCCTCCATCAGGCGACCGGTCGCGGCGCTCAGGCGCACATAATCGTCGAGCGCCCGGCCGCCACAGCGAAAAGTGACCCGCGTTTCCGCCCCGCGCTTCTCGGCTTTGATGATTTTGACCAGGCCGATCTGCGCTGTGCTGCGCACGTGCGTGCCGCCACATGCCGACCAGTCGTAGCCCTTCACCTCGACGATGCGCACCGCGCCGCTCACCTTGGGGGGACGGCGCAACGGGATTGACGGCAGGTCGGCATCGCTCACCTCATAGGCCAGGATCGGCCGGTCCTCCATGATGATGGCGTTGGCTTCCCGCTCAGCGCGTTCGAGCGCATCGGACGGCAGCGCCGCGGTTGGCAAGTCAATCGTGCAATCGCCGCGGCCGATGTGCATGGCGATCGTGTCTAAGCCGACGACGCGGATAAACGCCTGGGATAACACATGCTGGCCGCTGTGCTGCTGCATGTGGTCGAAACGGCGCCCCCAGTCCACGCGCCCCTGCACCTCATCGCCGGGTCGTAGGGAATCCACGGCGTCGCCCTCCAGGAGATGCACGATTTCCCCTTCGGCATCCTCAATCACGTTCGTGACGCGGGCGTGGGCGATGTCCCCCACGTCGTGGGGCTGTCCGCCAGCTTGGGGATAGAACGCTGTCCGATCGAGGATGAGCGCCGGCGCGCCGTTGTGCGTCACACGCGCAACGACCCGCGCCGTGAAGCAGGCGAGATACGCATCGGTGCGATAAAGGCGAAGGGCCATGCGCGGGGATTATAGAGAACCGACCGACGCGGTGGATGACGCGAACTGGGTGAGGCGCGTTTTCACAACGCGCCCGATCACCCCGCAGTGAGGTGCTATGATTCGAGCATACGCTCATTAGTCGACCTGACCCAAAACCGGCTATGTATCCCGACAGCGAAATCCTCTTCCCCGCCCGCTCGATCCCTGAGATCCGCAACGCGCGCCCCGGAGTCGCCTGGCGCAAGCTGATCGATAAACTGAGCAACTCGCCGGAGACCAGCGAGGATGTGCTGGCCTTCTCGCTCATGATGATAAAGCTGGGCAATTGCTTAACTTGCGACCTGGACAGCTATCGCGCCAGTCTGGGATGCACGCAGTGCGCGCGCCGCACCGTGCAAAGCTTCAAGCAGAGCGACGAAGTGCTGATACAGAAAATGGAAGAAGCGCGCAAAGAGCTGAAGGCGTATTTAACGAAGGCGTGAGCCAAGCCTAAGACGCAAGATTCGACGCCGATGACGCGCCAACACGCTGCCGCCAGTGATGTCCCGCATCATCCTGCCTCATCCCCCTTCGCGCGATGGCGCCAAGCTGAACACGCCGCTGCCAGACGACTACGGCGAGCTGGCCATGCGCGCCGACATCGTCATCCGCACACTCGCCGCGCCCTACCCACGCACGGCGAGAATGTATGAGAAGCTCATCGCCGACCGGCGCGTAGATGCCCACTGGAATCTGTCGAACTACACCACCGTGGGTAAGCTGAACTACAACGACCACGGCCCGATCCACGCCCGCGTCACTGCATCCTATGCCCTGCAGATCATGCAACTCCTCATCGAGGCCGATGTGCCGATGGATGTGGTGAAGTCCGGCGCCGGCGATGTGGACGATGCCTGCTTGGTCGCGCTTGCCGGCGTGATGTTGCACGACATCGGCAACGCCACGCACCGTGTGGGACACGAGCTGATGAGCGTCATCCTCGCCCAGCCGATCTTGGCCGATATGCTGGCCGAGTTATACGACGACGCCGAACAACAGGCGCTGATCGGCGATTTCATTTTGTCGGCCATCCAATGTCACGACATGAACCCACCGCCGTTGTTCATGGAAGGCGGCGTGGTCGCCGTGGCGGATGGCTGCGACATGACGAAGGGTCGGGCGCGCATGCCGTTCGACCTGGGCAAGCTGGACATCCACGCCGTGTCCGCCCTGGCGATCGAAGAGGTGAACATTCGGCCGTCCCACTACAGCCGGATGCCGGTGGAGATCGAGGTGCGGATGAGCAACTCGGCCGGCATCTTCCAAGTCGAAGAGACGTTGGTGAAAAAGATCAACGCCACACCGCTGCAACACTACGTGATGGTGCATGTGACCTCGATCCATCCCGAGCAGCAATTTGAGAAACGCATCCTGAGCAACGCGATGCTCGAGAACGGGCGGCTGAAGCCGGTATGAGGGTGAGCGCCTCGCGCAGCTAAACGAGAGTGCGCTGCTGAGCGTTGCGCCATGAGCGTTTGCGCGGCACGCCAACGTCACGCTATCGCCTGCGCGAGATCGGCGATCAGGTCGTCGGGGTGCTCCAGCCCGACCGAGAGGCGCAGCAGGTTGCGCGGCGTCGGCGTATCCGGCCCCTCGACCGATGCGCGGTGCTCGATGAGGCTCTCCACGCCGCCCAGGCTGGTGGCGCGCACGATCAGCCGCACGCGCGCGGCAACGGCCATCGCCTCGGCCTCGCCACCGACCACTTGAAAGGACAACATGCCGCCAAAGCCACCCTGCATCTGCTGGGCGGCAATCGCGTGGCCGGGATGCGCGGGCAAGCCAGGATAATGCACGCACGCCACCCGCGGATGCGCGGCCAGGAATGCCGCAACGCGCATCGCGCCCTCCGACTGCGCCCGCACCCGATACGGCAGGGTTGGGATGCTGCGCAACAGCAGCCAGCAATCGAACGGCGACGGCGCCGCGCCGCCGAACACCTGATACGCCCGCACGCGCTGCATGAAATCATCATCGGCGTTGGCGATCACACCGCCGCCCAGCGCATCGCTGTGCCCGCCGATATATTTCGTCGTGGAGTGCACCACGAGATCGGCGCCGAGCGCCAGCGGCCGCTGAAGCACCGGCGTGGCAAAAGTATTGTCGCAAACCAACCGCGCACCGCCGGCATGGGCGATCGCTGCTGCCGCCGCAAGATCGGTCAGCCGCAGGCGGGGGTTCGACGGCGTCTCCACCCAAACCAATCGCGTGTTCGGACGCATGGCGCGCGCGATATTCGCCGGGTCACTCATATCCACGAAGTCCGCCTGCAAGCCCCAGCGCCGCAGCGCGCCCGTGAGCACGGCGCGCGTGCCATAGTACGTCTCCATCGAGGCAATCACGTGGTCGCCCGGCGCCAGCGCCTGCAAGACTGCCGAAGTCGCTGCATTGCCGGAGGCGAAAGCCACGGCAACGCCGCCGCCCTCCAATGCGGCCAGCGCCCGCTCCAGCGCGTCGCGGTTGGGATTGCTGTTGCGCGTGTAAATGTGCCCGCCGGGGAAGGTGCCATCCTCGGCGCGCTCGAAGGTGGTCGAAAGCGTGATCGAGGGGGTAATCGCGCGCGTCGCCGGCTCCACCTCACGGCCGGCATGCACGGCAAGTGTTTCGAGCTTCATGACCTACGACGACTTCACCCTTCGCTCCACTCCAGCACGTAATCGCCGATGTACACCATATCACCGGGCCGGATGCCGAGCCGCTCAAGTTCGGGGCCGACGCCGCTGCGCTCCAGAAAGCGTTGGAACTGCAGCACGGCGTCATCCAAGTCCCAGCGCGTGATCTGCACGCGGCGCTCGAGCAGCGGCGAGATCACGCGAAAGCCGTTGCCTTCGCGGACGACTTCAAAGGAGGCGTCCGGCTCCGGCAGGGCGTCCGGCTCCGGCTCAACTGCTGGGGGCGGCGGCAGCGCCTCGAGCACACGCACCGCGCGGCTGAGCAGCTCACGTGTGTTCTCGCCGGTCGCTGCGGAGATCGGCAGCACGCAGAGCGGACGGCCAGGCGCAGGGAGAAACGCATCCGGTTCATCTGGCGGCGCACAGCGGGCATCGGCGATCCTGCCCTCGCCGACGAACAGCTCGAACGCCGCCCGTGCATCCGGCAGGTCCATCTTAGTCATCGCCACCACCTGGGGCTTATCGGCCAAGCCGTGGCCGAAAGCGGCCATCTCGCGGTTGACCGTCTCATAATCTGCCAACGGATCTTCGCTCAGGCCATCGAGCAGATGGATAAGCACGCGCGTGCGCTCAATGTGGCGGAGGAAATCGTGGCCCAGGCCGGCGCCTTCACTCGCGCCCTCGATCAAACCCGGGATGTCGGCCAGGACGACCGTCCGCTCATCGTCCAGATAAGCGACGC from Candidatus Roseilinea sp. includes these protein-coding regions:
- a CDS encoding alanyl-tRNA editing protein, with product MALRLYRTDAYLACFTARVVARVTHNGAPALILDRTAFYPQAGGQPHDVGDIAHARVTNVIEDAEGEIVHLLEGDAVDSLRPGDEVQGRVDWGRRFDHMQQHSGQHVLSQAFIRVVGLDTIAMHIGRGDCTIDLPTAALPSDALERAEREANAIIMEDRPILAYEVSDADLPSIPLRRPPKVSGAVRIVEVKGYDWSACGGTHVRSTAQIGLVKIIKAEKRGAETRVTFRCGGRALDDYVRLSAATGRLMEALSAGRYEVEQAVQKLIAESRADRKALQEARARLIAYEAAELLAGAAEEGELRWVARTFVGRDPAELRALAKQLAGASRVVVLLGTSGDKAQLVFARAQDAVGDMAAALRCALAVLSPDGAAKGGGAPAFAQGGGAPADQSQVQAAIAAARAWLRGQPRATSINADGS
- a CDS encoding phosphohydrolase, with the translated sequence MSRIILPHPPSRDGAKLNTPLPDDYGELAMRADIVIRTLAAPYPRTARMYEKLIADRRVDAHWNLSNYTTVGKLNYNDHGPIHARVTASYALQIMQLLIEADVPMDVVKSGAGDVDDACLVALAGVMLHDIGNATHRVGHELMSVILAQPILADMLAELYDDAEQQALIGDFILSAIQCHDMNPPPLFMEGGVVAVADGCDMTKGRARMPFDLGKLDIHAVSALAIEEVNIRPSHYSRMPVEIEVRMSNSAGIFQVEETLVKKINATPLQHYVMVHVTSIHPEQQFEKRILSNAMLENGRLKPV
- the obg gene encoding GTPase Obg; translated protein: MYDLATITVKAGRGGDGMMSFRREARVPRGGPDGGNGGRGGDVILVVNPRLNTLMRFQRQRQFEAEDGRNGGSQNKTGRSGRPKYIEVPPGTLVYDAETGRVLGDLTRPGQQLIVAKGGRGGRGNAMFATPTNQAPQIAENGEPGERRTLRLELKLIADIGIIGLPNAGKSTLLSALTAAKPKIADYPFTTLRPNLGVAYLDDERTVVLADIPGLIEGASEGAGLGHDFLRHIERTRVLIHLLDGLSEDPLADYETVNREMAAFGHGLADKPQVVAMTKMDLPDARAAFELFVGEGRIADARCAPPDEPDAFLPAPGRPLCVLPISAATGENTRELLSRAVRVLEALPPPPAVEPEPDALPEPDASFEVVREGNGFRVISPLLERRVQITRWDLDDAVLQFQRFLERSGVGPELERLGIRPGDMVYIGDYVLEWSEG
- the metB gene encoding cystathionine gamma-synthase produces the protein MKLETLAVHAGREVEPATRAITPSITLSTTFERAEDGTFPGGHIYTRNSNPNRDALERALAALEGGGVAVAFASGNAATSAVLQALAPGDHVIASMETYYGTRAVLTGALRRWGLQADFVDMSDPANIARAMRPNTRLVWVETPSNPRLRLTDLAAAAAIAHAGGARLVCDNTFATPVLQRPLALGADLVVHSTTKYIGGHSDALGGGVIANADDDFMQRVRAYQVFGGAAPSPFDCWLLLRSIPTLPYRVRAQSEGAMRVAAFLAAHPRVACVHYPGLPAHPGHAIAAQQMQGGFGGMLSFQVVGGEAEAMAVAARVRLIVRATSLGGVESLIEHRASVEGPDTPTPRNLLRLSVGLEHPDDLIADLAQAIA